The following are encoded together in the Culex pipiens pallens isolate TS chromosome 1, TS_CPP_V2, whole genome shotgun sequence genome:
- the LOC120430365 gene encoding uncharacterized protein LOC120430365, giving the protein MGCKQCNKKVSDSDRIVCRGFCESTFHMICVKVDVPALDVMGTHPNNFFWMCDECSKLFLSSHFRHLVKENGAGPKALVESMKTVQSDIAKLASTVAALNEKVEAQSTSSSDWPTLGQKRQRDSSADPPGKANIPAASRGKKAMTSVLIIADAEPDDLWYIWLSSFPPTVTEDDICTMVKECLSVDEDDPVVVKMLVKKGVDVAELSSITFKVGVSRDYRDSSLDADNWPAGLAFREFIDFTRRPSVATSGFAKRRTD; this is encoded by the coding sequence ATGGGCTGCAAACAGTGTAACAAAAAGGTTTCTGATTCGGACCGCATCGTGTGTCGCGGTTTCTGCGAGTCGACCTTCCACATGATTTGCGTCAAAGTGGACGTCCCGGCACTCGACGTTATGGGGACGCACCCCAATAACTTCTTCTGGATGTGCGACGAGTGCAGTAAGCTGTTCTTGAGCAGTCATTTCCGTCACCTCGTCAAAGAAAACGGCGCTGGCCCCAAAGCTTTAGTCGAGTCAATGAAAACGGTGCAGAGCGATATCGCTAAACTTGCATCGACGGTTGCCGCGCTCAACGAAAAAGTCGAAGCACAATCAACTTCTTCGTCCGACTGGCCTACCCTCGGCCAAAAGCGACAGCGGGACTCGAGCGCGGACCCACCTGGAAAAGCAAACATTCCGGCCGCATCCCGTGGAAAAAAGGCTATGACGTCTGTTCTCATCATCGCGGACGCTGAGCCCGACGATTTGTGGTACATTTGGCTGTCCAGTTTCCCACCAACTGTAACGGAAGACGACATCTGCACGATGGTGAAAGAGTGCCTCTCCGTCGACGAAGATGATCCCGTCGTGGTTAAGATGCTTGTGAAAAAAGGAGTCGACGTCGCCGAACTCTCTTCTATCACGTTCAAGGTTGGGGTAAGCCGGGACTACCGAGATTCATCTCTGGACGCGGACAACTGGCCTGCAGGATTGGCCTTCCGCGAGTTTATTGACTTCACCAGGCGACCTAGCGTTGCCACCTCGGGGTTCGCGAAACGTCGAACGGATTAA